CAGTAGGTACACCAGTGATCAGTTATGATGTAGATTATGGTCCATCAGAACTGATTCAAGATGGATTTAATGGCTATTTAGTACCTCAAGGTGACATCAATCAAATGGTTGAAAAGGTCGACCAATTACTAAATAATACTCAAAAATTGCAACAGTTTTCAATTAATAGCATAGAATCTGCACAACAGTACAATGCAACTACTATCAGTACAAAGTGGCAAAATATTTTAAACTAAGTCAAAAGAAAAAAGCATTTTCCTAGAATCATCTATTTAACAAACCTCGTTCATACGAACTTACATGTTTAGTTAAATGACATAGGAAAATGCTATTTTTGTAAAAATAAAGGTAAAGTACATTTATATAAGACGAACAAATTGGTCCCATTGTTTAATTAACGACGCTTTACTATATTGTTGTGCTTTTGCCAAACTACCTTTTGACAGTCGTTGCTGTACTTCAGGATGATCAATCACATATTTTACTTTATCAAATAGGGCATCTTCATCATTTTTAGTAATTAAATAACCATTGAAATCTGAAGTAATCAGTTCGTTAGGTCCATATTTAATATCATAACTAATAACTGGAACACCATGTGCTAAAGATTCAAGTAGCGCTAAAGAGAAACCTTCCATGTTACTTGTTATTAAACTCAAATAGGCATCGCTATATTCTTGGTCTAGATTGCTTAAAAAGCCGCGTAAGTAAACATGATTTTCCAATCCATATTTTTGTATCAATTCATTTAATTTTTTACTTTCAGAACCAAAACCATACATATGAAGCTCTATTTTTGGGACATACGATACTAAGCGTTTAATTAATTCAATTTGTTGATGTAATTGTTTTTCAGGTGAATAACGAGCAACGGAAATTAATTTAACACTGCGCTGATCTAATGTTTGGACTGGTGTATCAATTGTTTCACTATAGCCGACAGGAATATTAACAACTGGAATAGTATGGTTAATACGTTTTTCAACATCTAATTTTTGCTGCTCAGTAGAAACGATAATTGCACGATATCGAGATAAATTTTCAAACATCGCTTTATATACATTTTTAAATGGCGATGAATCTAATGCATCAATATTTTTAATGTGTGTACTGTGAAGCACAGCTACTACTGGGATTGACTCAGGCGTTAAGTTGAAAATAGGTGCTGTGTACACATTACGATCACTGAAAAATAAATCCCCATGTTGATATAGTTGTTTAATGAAAAATGCGCCTAATTCCGTTTCATTATTAAAGAAATATTGTTTGTTAGCATAGTAAACAATAATTTTTTGTACTTCTGGTTTGCCATCCTTGTAAGAAAAATACTTTTCTAATTTTGTGTCACCTTCTGGATTATAGAAAAATTCACATAATGTTTGTTGTTTATCAACAAGAATCCTACTACAACTTAAAAAGCCACGCACATCATAAAAATCACGTTTTACTTTTCGTCTTTGACTATCAAAATGATTTACATAATCTAATATACGATATTTAGGATCTTGAAAATGGGCATACATTAAGAAACGCTCTTGATCATATATTCTAAAGTCATGACTATTTTCAACATGTTTTAAAGTATAATGACATTCATCAGTCCAATACGACAACCAGTCAAATGGTTCATTGCGTTCTAAATATGTTGCTTCTTGGAAGAAATCATACATATTAATATAGTCAGAACTAGTAATATAATTTTGGGCATTTCTATATAAATATCTATTCCATGACAGAAATACACATTGCGCTGGTCTTCCCATTTCTTTAAATAAATTTAAACGATTAATAATTGCTTTCTCTATCCCAGTTAAATTAACACCTAAACTATTACCTACAAAATAATTCATTTACAACACCACTTATATCTATTTTTTATAATTATATCACATAATATTTAATTACTTCTTTTAACTGGAAGATGTGTTTATTTATAAAACAACAAATTTTGATATTTATAATGATAGTAGTTATTCAATCAACTACGACCAATATATCATTGTAGAGCTTAGGATATTGATTTATGACTCAGGCACATCAAATGAGAAGATTTATAAAAGAGATATACAACTCTAGAAGGTATAATAAAAACGCGCAACTAATGTTACGCGTTTGAATTAATCATATGATATTATTTGCGATACTTTAATTTAGCGAAAGCATCATGTTGATGGATAGACTCTTCATTACGACATTCGATATCGAAACCGTCTAACCAATCAAATTCAACTAAGTCCGCGGCAATTAAACGAATTAAGTCTTCGACAAAACGTGGATTTTCATATGCACGCTCTGTCACACGTTTTTCATCAGGACGTTTTAAAATAGGGTATAGAATTGAACTTGCATTAGCTTCCATTGCATCTAAAATTTTATTTTTATAGTCATCAACTATGTCTTGATCTTTATTAATATATGTTTTAACAGTGACAACACCACGTTGGTTGTGCGCTGAATACTCACTTATTTCTTTTGAACAAGGGCATAGCGTTGTGACAGTTGCTTCAATAGTAAGTTCTTTACGTGTAACTTTATCACCGTCAATTGCTAATCCATAAGTGACATCGGCATTACCAACTGCTTTAATATTTGTGGTTGGACTATAGCGATCAAAGA
The genomic region above belongs to Staphylococcus aureus and contains:
- a CDS encoding glycosyltransferase, encoding MNYFVGNSLGVNLTGIEKAIINRLNLFKEMGRPAQCVFLSWNRYLYRNAQNYITSSDYINMYDFFQEATYLERNEPFDWLSYWTDECHYTLKHVENSHDFRIYDQERFLMYAHFQDPKYRILDYVNHFDSQRRKVKRDFYDVRGFLSCSRILVDKQQTLCEFFYNPEGDTKLEKYFSYKDGKPEVQKIIVYYANKQYFFNNETELGAFFIKQLYQHGDLFFSDRNVYTAPIFNLTPESIPVVAVLHSTHIKNIDALDSSPFKNVYKAMFENLSRYRAIIVSTEQQKLDVEKRINHTIPVVNIPVGYSETIDTPVQTLDQRSVKLISVARYSPEKQLHQQIELIKRLVSYVPKIELHMYGFGSESKKLNELIQKYGLENHVYLRGFLSNLDQEYSDAYLSLITSNMEGFSLALLESLAHGVPVISYDIKYGPNELITSDFNGYLITKNDEDALFDKVKYVIDHPEVQQRLSKGSLAKAQQYSKASLIKQWDQFVRLI
- the folE2 gene encoding GTP cyclohydrolase FolE2 translates to MTEFDLSTREGRWKHFGSVDPIEGTKPTTKNEMTDLQSTHKDFLFEIEEVGIKNLVYPVLVDQYQTAGTFSFSTSLTKDEKGINMSRIIESVEKHYDNGIELEFNTLYQVLRTLQTNMKQNAAGVDVSGKWFFDRYSPTTNIKAVGNADVTYGLAIDGDKVTRKELTIEATVTTLCPCSKEISEYSAHNQRGVVTVKTYINKDQDIVDDYKNKILDAMEANASSILYPILKRPDEKRVTERAYENPRFVEDLIRLIAADLVEFDWLDGFDIECRNEESIHQHDAFAKLKYRK